In the Desulfobacterales bacterium genome, TGAATTATCTGTCACTATTTCTCACAGCCTATCATATTCATCGGGAATTATATCTGGCACTTGAGAAAGAACGATAGAGAAACCCTCTCCTGTTGATTGCTTAGCTCTTTCTTCAAGATAAAAATCAGGTATCATTCTAAAAAGTTTTTGAGCCAATGCGGCAGCAATTATGTCATCTATAGCAATATTATTAATTTTAGATACTTCACAAACTTTAAAATGCAATTTGTCAGGCAATTTTACTTTAATCTCTGTCATTGAATTTCTCCTATTTTTTGTAAAAATTCTTTAGGAGTTATTGTTTCAACTCCAAACATTTTAGCCTTTAAAAAATTATTGGTGTTATATGTTACAATGTAATCCGCTGATGAAGAAAAAGCGAGTTCAAGTATAATACGGTTGCTTCCTGCAAATTTTTTACTGATTCTTCAATCGTTTTTCCTTGGCTGGCGGTACCTACTTCAGGACACTCAGAGACATAAAAGTCAGCTTCTTTATGAATAATAGCTGTAAATGTGTTCATTATTTTAATTCCTTGATTTCTTTTCTTAATTTTAACTTGCTTCATCACTACTATGATTGCCTCCGACTCCCATATTCCTTTTCTAATGCCTTACAGTGTCAGTGCTTGCGCATTAAATACTCAATTTCTTGAGGGATATATGGGTCTCCCATGTTCTATAATCTATCTCTACATCCTCGCCGACGCCTGCGACCCCGATGGAGTATATAGTTCGGAATCACCAGTTTTGCCTTGCTATATATATTGTCTGCTACTCGCTCAATAGTATCGACCTCCATAATTCACGCTACTAACGGGGCTATCACGTTCACTATTCAGTTTCGGCTCGTATGTTACGCTGTCTACGCTTCGTCTATTTCGTTACCTAATAAACGCAAGACTCGCTATACAATGGAGCTGGTTTCTCCTTTCATATCGGGACTTTCACCCGCAGATAGATTTAGCTTTTCATGGCGCACTGAGCGATTAGCGAGTCCACTTCATGCGGCTGGTTGGAAGGCGTTTAGTCCATATTTCATATTTCGTCGAATAAAAATGACACGTCGTTACTACTTTTGAAGAACAAAACTTGGATATTCAATACTTTTAGCCTCAATCAGATGAACGGTGTGTCAGTTTTTTTACGCAGAATTATAAAATTTTGACGCTTTTGCCTCATATGTCATATATATCAAATTTCTTATTCTTAGATTATGGGTTGCTCAATGTCGGTTATTACAGTACCTAATAGATAATATC is a window encoding:
- a CDS encoding type II toxin-antitoxin system HicB family antitoxin, with protein sequence MNTFTAIIHKEADFYVSECPEVGTASQGKTIEESVKNLQEATVLYLNSLFLHQRITL
- a CDS encoding toxin-antitoxin system HicB family antitoxin, encoding MTEIKVKLPDKLHFKVCEVSKINNIAIDDIIAAALAQKLFRMIPDFYLEERAKQSTGEGFSIVLSQVPDIIPDEYDRL